The genomic region CAACCGTAAACGAGCGGATTTTATTGATTTCTCCGTTAACAAAATCGGTATCTTTTCTTACCGCCTTGAAAGCTTCCTTTGCCGCAAGCTGCACGGCCTTACCGTCTTTTTGCAAATCTTTAACAACTGAATCGGTCAAAGCTACAAGCTTTTGGCTGTCTTTTATCGCAGCATTAAGTTCTTGCAATACCGCCTTCAATTCGGCAATGTCTTTAATCGATTGATAATCGCGTCCGATGACTTTTTCCGAGCTTTTTCTAAAATCGTTTACGGCGGCCTCCAGTTCTGCTGGACGCTTTTCCCACACCGCTACAATTTGAGCGACCATGTCCTGTGCTTTTTGCACTGCAGCGGGTGTTTGCAGTTGCTTGAGTGCGTTGTCCAAAAACTTTTGCGGATTCAAACTTTCAAACATCGACGAAACGATTTTTTTACTTTGTTCAAGCGCATCTTTTTGCCGCTCTTTTATAAGCAACGCTATTTTACTATCGCCGACATCTTTATCGTTTCCCTTTTTTACGGATGCCGGAAGCTCGCCCGATGTTTTTCGATCGGTTCCGAATGCCATGCCGGAAACTTCAAGGTTTTGGCACACAAAGCGCTTTTTTAAAAGCTGCGTTAAATTAAAATCAAGCTGAATTTTTTGTGCTTCAAAAACGTTTTTCATCGGTGCATTTTTATCGGCAGCAGCAAGACCGCGCACGGTAACCGACGCATCCAAGATACCGACGTGAACCGAAGCGATATCGACTTTGGCACCCGTGATTTTTTGCAGACCTGCCGTTAAAGCACGTTTTGCAAGCGGATCTTTAAACATAAGAACGGCAAGCACAACCCCGACAACAACAGCTGCAACGGCGGCAAGCGGCACGAGGTTTATGCGTCCTTTTTGCCGCTTTATCTGTTTGCTTAAAATCTTTAAGCGCTTAAAATCTTTTGCGTCGTATTCGGTACGGTGAATCCGCAATTTAGCCGGATCCTCTTCATCGGCAGAAAACTGTGCCGCAACAAATTCGCGGTCGGCCGGTATATAGAGTTTTTTAAGCAGTTTTTTTTCGAGCGACTTTTCCGTATATGTCTTTTTATACATCCACGGAAGTTTTTTGAAGGGTATCTTCTTTTGCTCTTCTTTCATATTTATACCTCAGTAAAAAAGCTGATAATTTTCGCGACAAAGGGCACGTGATAAAAGGCTTGCATAAATTTGCTCCGCGCAAGCGCCGGTGCGAGATGCGTGCGCCAAGATTTAATGAAAATTCTTACCACAATATATACCGGAATATACAGTATAAGGCTAAACACAAGAGAGCCGGCGACTATCGTGTTGTTGAATTTTGTAAAGGCGACAAAGGGAATGTCGAGCAAAGCGGCATAGACCGGCTTTAAAGGTGAGAAAGTCAATACACCGTAGCCTATCGAGTCGAACAGCGGATCAAAAAACCGAGCAAGCAAACTTGCAATGAGTACCGTAAGCAGAAAGGCGCCTTTGTTCATACGTACAAAAGGAAAAAACACAAACAGCAGGTACCACAGTGCGTTGTCTTTCGGCATAAAGCCGAGGAGCACCCCAATTGCAACGGCATGAGCGATTTCACCCGGATGCGAATTCGTATTGAGTGAT from Treponema vincentii harbors:
- a CDS encoding TIGR03546 family protein is translated as MISYIAKLLKSLNTNSHPGEIAHAVAIGVLLGFMPKDNALWYLLFVFFPFVRMNKGAFLLTVLIASLLARFFDPLFDSIGYGVLTFSPLKPVYAALLDIPFVAFTKFNNTIVAGSLVFSLILYIPVYIVVRIFIKSWRTHLAPALARSKFMQAFYHVPFVAKIISFFTEV
- a CDS encoding TIGR03545 family protein; translated protein: MKEEQKKIPFKKLPWMYKKTYTEKSLEKKLLKKLYIPADREFVAAQFSADEEDPAKLRIHRTEYDAKDFKRLKILSKQIKRQKGRINLVPLAAVAAVVVGVVLAVLMFKDPLAKRALTAGLQKITGAKVDIASVHVGILDASVTVRGLAAADKNAPMKNVFEAQKIQLDFNLTQLLKKRFVCQNLEVSGMAFGTDRKTSGELPASVKKGNDKDVGDSKIALLIKERQKDALEQSKKIVSSMFESLNPQKFLDNALKQLQTPAAVQKAQDMVAQIVAVWEKRPAELEAAVNDFRKSSEKVIGRDYQSIKDIAELKAVLQELNAAIKDSQKLVALTDSVVKDLQKDGKAVQLAAKEAFKAVRKDTDFVNGEINKIRSFTVADGKNIFAQTIKAAAYNVLGKYYPYAEKAFNAALNFNKGSKKAAKKQKTRQEVRRLPGRTIQYRADIYPSFLIQQMLANGTGFEGRINDISNDPDRWGKPVSFSAHFDESASFESKRTHSGEGLINVGEKLNYPLLKLQYTGSGYNAAFNPSSALQALGASVLDIAGVPSFEGRAKIQAGIQAERDGHVGIDADFSFDEVRLTADSFEPDFISRIYNESLAAVKNMRFKIKAEFFQSDLNMDIATDADKVFLAALQTGINKELSAIKQKALKEAQAELEKYTGPLNEKLGDFGSIEKLVMNQKQAADMLQKKLEESKVEVMKRIEQTGMDTLRDAAGSTLKGLFGR